The following proteins are encoded in a genomic region of Camelus ferus isolate YT-003-E chromosome 8, BCGSAC_Cfer_1.0, whole genome shotgun sequence:
- the LOC116665492 gene encoding uncharacterized protein LOC116665492 — translation MKHRAGKFSKENSPQSLVFIKMQSGTQWTNQVQGFRQSQSVVSPWTQCPPFSCTVLSSLSDVSHPASLYPGLTHPIRLPSSGGDLLGTWDLYLRTVLAAVQHPPPARSRRFATPPAKRLRPGMPWPPGKRGSARTLTPVTLKSSAFSTRGVTQTASISLPRIPSWSPVPSEQGPAVWGRQRPSEAPSGPGQAALCGGISPARWLGRLCSCALQDEAGLALFRYFTFCPAEESTFSGDRFSGTHLSLCEALGASGPVLQVVGLPDGISRGAGGTLRSRHTGHLRGSSSGSKILAGPSEETL, via the exons ATGAAACACAGAGCTGGAAAATTCAGTAAAGAAAATTCTCCACAAAGTTTGGTTTTTATCAAAATGCAGTCCGGCACGCAGTGGACTAACCAGGTTCAGGGATTTAGGCAAAGCCAGAGTGTCGTGAGCCCCTGGACTCAGTGTCCCCCCTTCAGTTGCACAGTCCTGTCCAGCCTGAGCGACGTGTCTCATCCCGCGTCCCTGTACCCTGGGCTCACTCACCCAATACGCCTTCCTTCTTCTGGGGGGGATTTGCTGGGCACCTGGGATCTGTATTTAAGGACAGTCCTGGCCGCTGTCCAGCACCCGCCCCCAGCTAGGAGCAGGAGGTTTGCAACGCCTCCTGCCAAACGCCTCAG GCCAGGGATGCCGTGGCCACCAGGAAAGCGGGGCTCCGCCCGCACCCTCACTCCCGTCACCCTGAAGTCCAGCGCCTTCTCCACCAGGGGTGTGACTCAGACTGCGAGCAT CTCTCTGCCCCGGATCCCCTCATGGTCACCTGTCCCCTCGGAGCAAGGGCCGGCTGTGTGGGGACGTCAGCGCCCCAGCGAGGCCCCCtctgggccaggccaggcagcaCTCTGCGGGGGGATTTCGCCGGCGAGGTGGCTGGGCCGCCTGTGCTCCTGTGCCCTCCAGGACGAGGCTGGCCTTGCTTTATTCAGATACTTTACGTTCTGCCCTGCTGAGGAATCCACGTTCTCAGGGGACAGATTCTCAGGGACACACCTGAGTCTCTGCGAAGCCCTGGGTGCCAGCGGCCCAGTTCTGCAGGTGGTGGGGCTCCCCGATGGGATTAGCCGTGGTGCTGGCGGGACTCTAAGGAGCCGGCACACTGGGCACCTTCGAGGTTCTTCCTCCGGCTCCAAGATCCTGGCAGGGCCCAGTGAGGAGACACTCTGA